The Schizosaccharomyces pombe strain 972h- genome assembly, chromosome: I genome contains a region encoding:
- the arp8 gene encoding Ino80 complex actin-like protein Arp8, which translates to MAPKRKQPYTEEGIDFKFTQFQIVPPINQKNFYTEYLKRDDQMYIWRDSAGEKDAKETESESANGDTKQDDSKKSQVEEEEDGIEESELGEEKDNKTIVLHIGSQNLRIGLASNKTPTTVPMVIARKMRAPFAQERCLLKDICHVNEDGNVAFDSEFDSNLKLLDSELKSWLKAQKKRSVPNGTQLVKNYNKISKPETVPPDDDPEKPDWIHFEQDDHVDVICGKEAFLLPLNEYPEYKLFYPIKSGVFNESDYASSQQLLADIYEIFKYSITSLLQIPVSQLSQYSVIFIVPDLYDRVYVEKILDILFFDLHFGKAAIVQESLCTSFGAGMSAACVVDMGAQKTSISCVEEGVVVPNSRIKINYGGDDITLLFMKLLMRSHFPYQDIDLKTPYDWSLANALKIKYCGLSEATYNVQLNSFFSRTPDKGTRKFTFKSLDETMLAPLGFFRPDIFENENKLHDRYTLFPVPVDVYDNQPNNPESLAQTTLLQISTPISNIKANGKDDEEKKEESDLVTPSVKFKPPRVVYCGSLAAPEIKNEKLIYPLDDAINQSIFSACDGNLSDEKAKNLYSSILIVGGAGQFPGFAHLLEERIHSKRANIPTISVIPPPRSMDAQFVAWKGACIYNRIRIVSELWIKNSDWKMLGSRVLQYKTLGYFWTG; encoded by the exons ATGGCTccgaaaagaaaacaaccCTACACGGAGGAGGGAATcgattttaaatttactcaatttcaaattgtTCCTCCTATCAATCAAAAGAACTTTTACAC TGAATATCTCAAAAGGGATGACCAAATGTATATATGGCGAGACTCCGCTGGAGAGAAAGACGCTAAAGAAACAGAGTCGGAATCTGCTAATGGAGACACGAAGCAGGATgactcaaaaaaatcacaagttgaagaagaagaagatggCATTGAAGAATCTGAACTAGGAGAAGAAAAG GATAATAAAACTATCGTTTTGCATATTGGTTCTCAAAATCTTCGCATTGGATTGGCCTCTAATAAAACTCCTACCACAGTTCCCATGGTAATTGCTCGCAAAATGAGGGCCCCATTTGCTCAAGAGCGTTGCTTACTTAAAGACATTTGTCATGTTAATGAAGATGGAAACGTAGCATTTGATTCAGAG TTTGACTCTAATCTAAAATTGCTCGATTCAGAACTGAAGTCCTGGCTAAAAGCCCAAAAGAAACGTTCCGTTCCAAATGGTACTCAACTTGTTAAAAactataataaaatttcaaaaccAGAGACTGTTCCTCCGGACGATGATCCTGAGAAACCAGACTGGATTCATTTTGAACAAGATGATCATGTTGATGTGATTTGTGGGAAGGAG gCATTTTTACTACCGTTAAATGAATATCCTGAATACAAATTGTTTTATCCTATAAAAAGCGGCGTCTTTAACGAATCTGATTACGCATCTTCTCAACAGCTTTTGGCTGACATTtatgaaatatttaaatacaGCATTACCTCTCTTTTGCAAATCCCTGTATCCCAACTCTCACAGTATTCTGTGATTTTCATTGTCCCAGACCTCTACGATAGAGTGTACGTGGAGAAAATATTAgacattttattttttgatttgcATTTTGGAAAGGCTGCCATAGTCCAAGAATCGCTGTGCACTTCATTTGGTGCTGGAATGTCTGCTGCTTGTGTTGTCGATATGGGCGCTCAGAAAACATCCATCAGTTGTGTAGAAGAAGGGGTTGTCGTTCCCAACTCaaggataaaaataaactatGGAGGAGATGACATTACGCTTTTATTCATGAAATTACTCATGAGAAGTCATTTCCCGTATCAGGATATTGACTTAAAAACTCCGTATGATTGGTCTTTAGCcaatgctttaaaaataaaatattgtgGCCTAAGTGAAGCAACCTATAATGTTCAATTGAATAGCTTCTTTTCGCGAACACCTGATAAAGGGACTAGaaaatttacatttaaAAGCCTTGACGAAACAATGCTTGCACCTCTTGGATTCTTTCGCCCtgacatttttgaaaatgaaaataaacttCATGATCGGTATACTTTGTTTCCAGTGCCGGTCGATGTATATGACAACCAACCGAATAATCCCGAATCACTTGCCCAAACCACTTTATTGCAAATATCTACGCCGATATCCAACATCAAAGCTAATGGAAAAGATgatgaagagaaaaaagaagaaagtgATTTGGTGACACCTTCGGTAAAATTCAAGCCTCCACGGGTAGTATATTGTGGCTCACTTGCTGCTCcagaaataaagaatgagAAACTGATATATCCTTTGGATGATGCAATCAACCAGAGTATATTTAGTGCATGTGATGGAAATTTAAGTGATGAGAAGGCAAAAAATCTTTACTCAAGCATTTTGATCGTCGGTGGAGCTGGTCAGTTCCCGGGCTTTGCTCATTTACTGGAAGAGCGTATCCATTCCAAGCGTGCCAACATCCCTACTATTTCGGTAATTCCTCCACCAAGAAGTATGGATGCTCAATTTGTTGCCTGGAAGGGTGCTTGTATATACAATCGCATTCGGATCGTATCGGAGCTGTGGATAAAAAACAGCGATTGGAAAATGTTAGGTAGCCGTGTCTTGCAATACAAGACATTGGGTTATTTTTGGACTGGCTAA
- the paf1 gene encoding RNA polymerase II-associated Paf1 complex protein, with product MENRRQDYILRVRYHNPLPPPPFPPKLINIPNPVKQYALPNFVSTLVQEKKIPIENDIELGMPLDLAGITGFFEGDTSWMHSDLSSVNLDPIDRSLLKVAGGSGSTHLEVPFLRRTEYISSEVARAASNRGNLRLTASTSKALAEQRGRSLREVPKQLEAINESFDVVQQPLEQLKHPTKPDLKPVSAWNLLPNTSMAGIQHLMLRVADDLSERSHSYSSLVNLQEGHNLTKRHEVALFMPSSAEGEEFLSYYLPSEETAEEIQAKVNDASADVHEPFVYNHFRNFDASMHVNSTGLEDLCLTFHTDKDHPEANQVLYTPIYARSTLKRRHVRAPVSLDAVDGIELSLRDLNDEESLQLKRARYDTFGLGNIKDLEEEEEKLRSVEGSLNEELSEEEKPAESREQLESAEQTNGVKPETQAQNMSASESQANSPAPPVEEGNTQPSPVEQLQNEED from the exons ATG GAAAATAGGAGGCAAGATTATATTTTGAGGGTTAGATACCATAACCCTCTTCCTCCTCCGCCGTTTCCTCCAAAATTGATCAATATACCTAATCCAGTAAAGCAGTATGCCTTACCAAATTTTGTATCAACTTTagttcaagaaaaaaagattcccattgaaaatgatattgAATTGGGAATGCCGCTTGATTTGGCCGGAATAACTGGATTTTTTGAAGGAGATACCAGCTGGATGCATTCGGATCTATCAAGTGTTAATTTGGATCCTATTGACCGttcattattaaaagttgCAGGAGGCTCTGGATCCACGCACCTTGAGGTACCTTTCTTGCGACGCACCGAGTACATATCTTCAGAAGTGGCACGTGCTGCTTCCAATCGGGGAAATTTACGACTTACAGCATCTACTAGTAAAGCATTGGCTGAACAACGTGGCCGTTCGCTTCGCGAGGTTCCCAAACAACTTGAAGCTATTAATGAGAGTTTCGACGTTGTGCAACAACCGTTAGAACAATTGAAGCATCCTACCAAGCCTGATTTAAAACCCGTATCAGCCTGGAACTTGTTGCCAAATACTTCAATGGCAGGAATTCAACATTTAATGTTGCGCGTTGCTGACGATTTGTCAGAACGGTCGCATTCTTATAGTTCCTTGGTTAATCTTCAAGAGGGGCACAATCTCACAAAACGTCACGAAGTCGCTCTATTCATGCCTTCTTCTGCAGAGGGTGAGGAATTCTTATCCTACTACTTACCTTCAGAAGAGACAGCGGAAGAGATACAAGCTAAAGTTAATGATGCTTCTGCCGATGTTCATGAACCATTTGTTTATAATCACTTTCGTAATTTTGATGCTTCTATGCATGTCAATAGCACAGGGCTTGAAGATCTTTGTTTGACGTTTCACACAGATAAAGATCATCCTGAAGCTAACCAAGTTTTATACACACCTATTTATGCTCGTTCTACCCTAAAGCGCCGTCATGTTCGTGCTCCAGTCAGTCTTGATGCTGTTGATGGTATTGAGTTGAGCCTTCGTGATTTGAATGACGAGGAATCGTTGCAGCTGAAGCGTGCCCGATATGATACATTTGGTTTAGGAAACATAAAAGAtttagaagaagaggaggaGAAACTAAGAAGTGTCGAGGGCAGCCTCAATGAGGAACTCtctgaagaagagaaaCCTGCGGAATCTCGTGAACAACTAGAATCTGCTGAACAAACTAATGGAGTTAAGCCTGAAACACAAGCTCAGAATATGTCGGCTTCCGAGTCGCAAGCAAATTCCCCTGCACCACCAGTAGAAGAAGGGAATACACAGCCTTCGCCAGTTGAACAGCTACAAAATGAAGAGGATTAA
- the rps1602 gene encoding 40S ribosomal protein uS9 — translation MQSVQCFGKKGNATAVAHCKVGKGLIKVNGAPLSLVQPEILRMKVYEPILVAGADKFAGVDIRVRVSGGGHVSQIYAIRQAISKAIVAYYQKFVDEHSKAELKKALITYDRTLLVADPRRMEPKKFGGHGARARQQKSYR, via the exons ATGCAGTCTGTTCAAtgctttggaaaaaaaggtaaCGCTACGGCCGTCGCTCACTGCAAGGTCGGTAAGGGTTTAATCAAGGTCAATGGAGCCCCCCTTTCTCTTGTTCAACCCGAGATCTTGCGCATGAAAGTTTACGAACCCATCTTGGTTGCTGGTGCTGACAAGTTTGCCGGCGTCGATATCCGTGTTCGTGTTTCTGGTGGTGGACATGTTTCTCAAATCTATGCTATCCGTCAAGCCATCTCCAAGGCCATCGTTGCTTACTACCAAAAGTTCGTTGATGAGCACTCTAAGGCTGAACTCAAGAAGGCTCTCATTACTTATGACCGTACTTTGTTAGTTGCTGATCCTCGTCGTATGGAGCCCAAGAAg TTCGGTGGTCACGGTGCTCGTGCTCGTCAACAAAAATCTTACCGTTAa
- the rpl13 gene encoding 60S ribosomal protein eL13, translated as MAIHVKGQLPNAHFHKDWQRYVKTWFNQPGRKLRRRQARQTKAAKIAPRPVEAIRPAVKPPTIRYNMKVRAGRGFTLEELKAAGVSRRVASTIGIPVDHRRRNRSEESLQRNVERIKVYLAHLIVFPRKAGQPKKGDATDVSGAEQTDVAAVLPITQEAVEEAKPITEEAKNFNAFSTLSNERAYARYAGARAAFQKKRAEEAEAKKK; from the coding sequence ATGGCAATTCACGTTAAAGGACAGTTGCCCAACGCTCACTTCCACAAGGACTGGCAGCGTTATGTGAAGACATGGTTTAACCAACCTGGCCGTAAGTTGCGTCGTCGTCAAGCTCGTCAAACCAAGGCTGCCAAGATCGCTCCTCGTCCCGTTGAGGCTATTCGTCCCGCCGTTAAGCCTCCCACCATCCGCTACAACATGAAGGTTCGTGCTGGTCGTGGTTTTACTCTTGAGGAGCTCAAGGCTGCTGGTGTTTCTCGTCGTGTTGCCTCTACCATCGGTATCCCCGTTGACCACCGCCGTCGCAACCGCTCTGAGGAGTCCTTACAACGTAACGTTGAGCGCATCAAAGTTTACCTTGCTCACTTGATTGTTTTCCCCCGTAAGGCTGGTCAACCCAAGAAGGGAGATGCTACTGATGTCTCTGGTGCTGAGCAAACTGATGTTGCCGCTGTTCTTCCCATCACTCAAGAAGCTGTTGAGGAGGCCAAGCCCATTACTGAAGAAGCCAAGAACTTCAACGCTTTCTCTACCCTTAGCAACGAGCGTGCTTATGCTCGTTATGCCGGTGCTCGCGCTGCTTTCCAAAAGAAGCGTGCTGAAGAGGCCGAGGCTAAGAAGAAGTAA
- the rlp7 gene encoding ribosome biogenesis protein rlp7 gives MAEDAPVVQQTMLEPEVLLKKRKVNERTRKERVEQAIAKKEAQKKNRKETFKRAETFINNYRQRERERIRLNRSAKNKGDIFVPDETKLLFVIRIAGVKNMPPKIRKVLRLLRLSRINNAVFVRNNKAVAQMLRIVEPYVMYGIPNLHSVRELIYKRGFGKINGQRIALSDNALIEEALGKYDVISIEDIIHEIYNVGSHFKEVTKFLWPFTLTPVKHSLMEKKVKHFNEGRKAGYCGEEINELIKKQV, from the exons ATGGCGGAGGATGCACCGGTTGTACAACAGACTATGCTTGAACCTGAGgtgcttttaaaaaagcgCAAGGTCAATGAGCGTACTCGGAAAGAACGTGTTGAGCAGGCTATTGCCAAAAAAGAG GCCCAGAAGAAAAATCGTAAAGAAACCTTCAAAAGGGCTGAgacttttattaataactACCGCCAACGAGAAAGAGAACGGATTAGGTTAAATCGATCTGCGAAAAATAAAGGAGACATTTTCGTGCCTGATGAAACAAAACTTCTTTTCGTTATTCGAATTGCCGGAGTCAAGAATATGCCTCCTAAAATTCGCAAAGTTCTGCGCTTATTACGCCTTTCTCGAATTAACAATGCCGTTTTTGTGCGAAATAATAAAGCCGTTGCTCAAATGCTTCGAATCGTCGAACCTTATGTTATGTATGGTATTCCCAATTTACATTCTGTTCGTGAACTCATTTATAAACGTGGCTTTGGTAAGATCAATGGTCAGCGTATTGCTCTCTCTGATAATGCATTAATTGAGGAGGCCTTGGGCAAATATGATGTTATTTCCATTGAAGATATCATTCATGAAATTTACAATGTAGGCTCTCATTTTAAGGAAGTTACTAAATTCTTATGGCCATTCACTTTGACTCCAGTTAAACACAGTTTGATGGAGAAAAAGGTCAAACATTTTAATGAGGGTCGAAAGGCTGGCTATTGTGGAGAAGAAATTAACGAATTGATTAAGAAACAAGTTTAA
- the rad9 gene encoding checkpoint clamp complex protein Rad9 — MEFTVSNVNLRDLARIFTNLSRIDDAVNWEINKNQIEITCLNSSRSGFSMVTLKKAFFDKYIFQPDSVLLTGLMTPTIRIRTQVKPILSVFRNKIFDFIPTVVTTNSKNGYGSESASRKDVIVENVQISISTGSECRIIFKFLCKHGVIKTYKISYEQTQTLHAVFDKSLSHNNFQINSKILKDLTEHFGQRTEELTIQPLQERVLLTSFTEEVVHNRDILKQPTQTTVSIDGKEFERVALNEGVSVTLSLREFRAAVILAEALGSSICAYYGVPGKPILLTFAKGKNSEIEAQFILATVVGSDEQEVSSMMGNRWQHSSTPASLFNSVERNNSLTAVAHNPPGSIGWQTDQSDSSRMFNSALDRSDETNGIKEPSTTNDAGQSLFLDGIPNESELAAFNNDVNDDAEFGPTQAEQSYHGIFSQED; from the exons ATGGAATTCACTGTTTCAAATGTTAATCTTCGGGACCTCGCAAGGATCTTTACAAATCTTTCTAGAATCGATGATGCTGTCAACTGggaaattaacaaaaatcaG ATAGAGATTACATGTTTAAATTCTTCTAGGTCAGGATTTAGCATGGtgactttaaaaaaggcaTTTTTTGACAAGTACATTTTTCAGCCGGATTCCGTCCTGTTGACGGGATTGATGACTCCTACAATACGTATTCGTACGCAAGTCAAGCCCATACTATCTGTGTTTAGAAACAAAATCTTTGATTTCATCCCGACTGTCGTCACTACCAATAGCAAGAACGGTTATGGCAGTGAATCTGCAAGCAGAAAAGATGTGATTGTCGAGAATGTTCAAATCTCAATCTCTACTGGTAGCGAGTGTAGgattatatttaaattcttaTGCAAGCACG GAGTGATTAAAAcatataaaatatcatatGAACAAACCCAAACTTTACACGCtgtttttgataaatcTCTTAGTCacaataattttcaaataaactcaaaaattctaaaagaTTTGACTGAACATTTTGGTCAGAGAACGGAAGAGCTTACAATTCAACCACTTCAAGAACGTGTTTTACTTACAAGTTTCACAGAAGAGGTCGTACATAATAGAGATATTTTGAAGCAACCTACCCAAACAACTGTTTCCATTGATGGTAAAGAATTTGAACGCGTCGCACTTAATGAGGGAGTCTCTGTTACCCTTTCTCTACGTGAATTTCGTGCTGCCGTCATTTTAGCAGAGGCATTGGGAAGCTCGATTTGTGCATATTACGGTGTCCCAGGAAAACCGATACTTTTAACTTTTGCAAAAGGGAAAAATTCCGAAATTGAAGCGCAGTTCATTCTTGCAACTGTAGTTGGATCAGATGAACAAGAGGTGTCATCTATGATGGGAAATAGATGGCAGCACAGTTCAACACCAGCTTCTCTGTTCAATTCAGTAGAGCGCAACAACTCATTGACTGCTGTAGCACATAATCCCCCTGGATCTATTGGATGGCAAACTGAT CAAAGTGACTCATCCAGAATGTTTAATTCTGCGCTTGACCGAAGCGACGAAACTAATGGCATTAAGGAGCCATCAACCACAAACGATGCTGGTCAATCATTGTTCTTAGATGGTATTCCTAATGAATCCGAGCTTGCTGCTTTTAATAATGATGTGAACGATGATGCCGAATTTGGACCAACGCAAGCTGAACAAAGTTATCATGGCATTTTCTCTCAGGAAGACTAG
- the bfr2 gene encoding traub family ribosome biogenesis protein has product MGKVSLKDELAGMLNPQPQERDPEALEDAFSDREDSSEEENDTLGREHYVDVSESKLRSKQAPQLDPKFKGRKTSRQELLNSGSLNSQSSSPSEEEDSEEDENDAVSEDHENFSSSEASSISEENEDDDQSSAIPEKDMDRLKKIINGEKKLSDQIRTSALEDMKKGLALKEQMRFYDNVLDTRIRLQKGCSQLLSSSNQLQGDKVEARDGLVSFIQHTLQLRKNLLIDSGVEILDSRSKRKENPVSLEEIALEMNNLDDSLNEWKNDTLTKWHNRVQAVQGISQSNKFKALNQSIVQQIENSMINKKDLVERTRIDYSDPNNKTFNPEIYNDTDFYQSLLKDFINSRMADSTRDGTVRWMATKKQKQKKENVDTKASKGRKIRYHVHDKLQNFMAPIEVTVWPDEQTEDLFSSLLGQQLDLSETANDTNTSNFVEKDDELISSNDGFSLFG; this is encoded by the exons ATGGGTAAAG tttctttaaaagatgaATTGGCAGGGATGCTAAACCCTCAACCGCAGG AAAGAGACCCTGAAGCTTTAGAGGACGCATTCTCTGATAGAGAGGACTCTAGcgaagaagaaaacgatACCTTAGGGAGAGAACATTATGTTGATGTTAG TGAAAGTAAATTACGCTCAAAACAGGCTCCTCAGTTAGAcccaaaatttaaaggaagaaaaacgTCTCGCCAGGAATTACTTAATAGCGGTTCTTTAAACTCTCAATCTTCATCACCatctgaagaagaagattcGGAGGAAGACGAAAATGATGCAGTTTCAGAAGATCacgaaaatttttcaagctCAGAAGCTTCATCAATTTCTgaggaaaatgaagatgacGACCAATCTTCTGCCATTCCTGAAAAAGACATGGatcgtttaaaaaagattataaATGGAGAGAAAAAGCTATCTGATCAAATTCGTACATCCGCCCTTGAAGACATGAAAAAGGGTTTAGCTTTGAAGGAGCAGATGCGTTTTTACGATAATGTTTTAGATACTAGAATCCGTCTTCAAAAAGGATGTAGTCAACTTCTTTCTTCCAGCAACCAACTTCAAGGTGATAAAGTAGAAGCCCGAGATGGTTTAGTATCTTTTATTCAACACACTTTACAGCTGAGGAAAAACTTACTTATTGACTCTGGAGTGGAAATTCTTGACAGTAgatcaaaaagaaaagagaatcCTGTTAGTCTAGAAGAAATTGCTTTAGAAATGAATAACCTTGACGACTCTTTGAATGAGTGGAAAAATGATACTTTAACCAAATGGCATAATCGGGTTCAAGCAGTGCAAGGGATTTCGCAATCTAACAAATTCAAGGCTCTAAATCAAAGTATTGTTCAACAAATCGAAAATTCTATGATTAACAAGAAAGATTTGGTCGAGCGCACTAGAATTGATTACAGTGACCCTAACAACAAAACTTTCAATCCCGAAATTTACAACGACACGGATTTTTATCAATCATTATTGAAGGATTTCATTAATTCTAGAATGGCAGACTCTACTCGAGATGGCACTGTTCGTTGGATGGCTacaaaaaagcaaaaacagaagaaagaaaacgTTGATACTAAGGCATCCAAAGGTCGAAAAATAAGGTATCACGTTCATGAtaaattacaaaattttatggCTCCCATTGAAGTGACTGTATGGCCGGATGAACAAACTGAAGATTTGTTTAGTAGTCTGTTGGGTCAACAATTAGATTTATCAGAGACAGCTAATGATACAAATACTTCAAACTTCGTGGAGAAGGATGATGAACTGATCTCTTCCAACGACGGATTTTCTCTCTTCGGTTGA